One Salvia splendens isolate huo1 chromosome 12, SspV2, whole genome shotgun sequence genomic window carries:
- the LOC121758749 gene encoding lysine-specific demethylase JMJ706-like isoform X1 translates to MVEGRVCSSREAKLEFLKHKMLKRRKIEAENESYIVSKTLNRSGGDALRTSSPCGDSLHNQADLYSRFGNSATKNNVFSKRKVAKFDTLDLEWTEKVPECPVYHPTKEEFLNPLVYIQKIAPDASKYGICKIISPVSASVPAGVVLTKEKAGFSFTTRVQPLRFAEWDTDDRVTFFMSGINYTFRDYERMANKIFARSYGSTGGLPAKFMEKEFWNEIACGKTESVEYACDVDGSAFSSSPTDPLGNSRWNFKKIPRLPISTLRLLETEIPGVTEPMLYIGMLFSIFAWHVEDHYLYSINYHHCGAAKTWYGIPGHAATAFENVVKDHVYAHDILPGDGEDGAFDVLLGKTTLFPPNILLEHDVPVYRAVQNPGEFVITFPRAYHSGFSHGFNCGEAVNFAMGDWFLLGSIASQRYALLGRMPLLPHEELLCKEAMLLHYARSEHDKPEYTHGDLISQRSIKVSFVNLIRYQHYARWCLMKSRACTTVSSFSHGTILCSQCKRDCYVAYLNCQCYSHPVCLHHDIRSLDWPCGGNPTLAVRENIVEMEVAARQFEEEKDILQEFEEKYGNSNDFGLLFRMFSRSENDSYIPYGKISLVSDEEISGYPSVLTSCSENTRTEITDASVSCMSSSKSTKSLNMIAKSGQDHGNSNLETDIYAMPFEYSQPLNRKPRSERKVIQAVNTRNAIYEDESDFEMFRVKRRSKSKMERKTARDFTSVKTAQQGFKRLKRQQLEVQCGSLTSSNYPIPDDQSRHSVMSSTESKEATVNSKSSVRHTFPSIKFKKKPNEDLGGKLHGDQRHRHESRETQKQERHKAKSNDSFRW, encoded by the exons atg GTGGAGGGAAGAGTTTGTTCTTCTAGAGAAGCTAAACTTGAATTTTTAAAGCATAAAATGCTAAAAAGGAGGAAAATAGAAGCAGAGAATGAATCTTACATTGTTAGCAAGACCCTGAATAGGAGTGGTGGTGATGCTTTACGAACTTCTTCTCCTTGCGGTGATAGTTTGCACAATCAAGCTGACCTATATTCAAGATTTGGCAACAGTGCCACTAAGAATAATGTTTTCTCAAAGAGAAAAGTGGCTAAGTTTGACACTTTAGACCTTGAATGGACAGAGAAAGTTCCAGAGTGCCCGGTTTATCATCCAACTAAAGAAGAATTCCTGAATCCCTTAGTGTATATCCAAAAAATAGCTCCAGATGCCTCTAAATATG GTATTTGCAAGATCATATCCCCTGTAAGTGCTTCTGTTCCTGCTGGTGTGGTTCTTACAAAAGAGAAGGCTGGTTTCAGTTTTACAACTAGGGTACAACCACTTCGTTTTGCAGAATGGGATACTGATGACAGGGTCACCTTTTTCATGAGTGGGAT AAACTACACATTTCGTGATTACGAGAGAATGGCAAACAAGATTTTTGCTCGTAGTTATGGTAGTACTGGAGGCCTTCCTGCCAAATTCATGGAAAAAGAATTTTGGAATGAGATAGCTTGTGGAAAGACTGAAAGTGTCGAATATGCATGTGACGTTGATGGAAGTGCATTTTCATCATCTCCGACTGATCCGCTTGGAAACAGCAGATGGAATTTTAAG AAAATTCCTCGGCTGCCAATATCTACCTTGCGTCTTCTTGAAACAGAAATCCCG GGTGTCACTGAACCTATGCTTTACATAGGGATGCTGTTTAGCATTTTTGCTTGGCATGTGGAAGATCATTACCTTTATAG CATCAATTATCACCATTGTGGAGCTGCAAAAACTTGGTACGGAATTCCCGGTCATGCAGCTACTGCTTTTGAAAATGTGGTGAAGGACCATGTTTATGCCCATGATATCTTACCTGGTGATGGGGAGGATGGGGCCTTCGATGTTCTTCTAGGGAAGACAACTCTTTTCCCACCAAATATATTGTTAGAACATGATGTCCCTGTTTATAGAGCCGTACAGAACCCCGGGGAGTTCGTAATAACTTTCCCTAGAGCTTATCACTCAGGATTTAGTCACG GTTTTAATTGTGGTGAAGCCGTTAATTTTGCAATGGGTGATTGGTTTCTCTTGGGATCAATAGCAAGTCAGCGCTACGCTCTGCTCGGAAGGATGCCTCTCCTTCCCCATGAGGAACTTCTGTGCAAAGAAGCAATGCTACTACATTATGCAAGATCCGAACATGATAAACCAGAGTACACACATGGAGATTTGATATCACAGAGAAGCATAAAGGTTTCTTTTGTTAATTTGATCCGATATCAGCATTATGCCAGATGGTGCCTGATGAAATCAAGAGCATGCACAACCGTTTCCTCTTTTTCCCATGGAACAATTCTCTGCAGCCAGTGCAAACGTGATTGTTATGTAGCATATCTAAACTGCCAGTGTTACTCGCACCCTGTATGCCTCCACCATG ATATCCGATCACTTGATTGGCCTTGTGGAGGGAATCCGACGCTTGCTGTAAGAGAAAACATTGTTGAAATGGAAGTAGCAGCCAGACAAtttgaggaggagaaggatatATTGCAGGAGTTCGAGGAGAAGTATGGGAACAGCAATGACTTTGGTTTACTGTTCCGCATGTTCTCGCGATCTGAAAATGATAGCTACATCCCTTATGGAAAGATTTCTCTTGTATCAGATGAAGAAATATCTGGATACCCATCTGTTTTAACCAGTTGCAGCGAAAATACTAGGACTGAAATCACGGATGCATCTGTTTCCTGTATGTCATCGTCGAAATCAACTAAAAGCCTCAACATGATTGCCAAA TCTGGACAGGACCATGGGAACTCCAACTTGGAGACTGATATATATGCAATGCCTTTTGAGTATTCCCAACCCTTGAACAGAAAACCTAGATCAGAAAGGAAAGTTATTCAGGCGGTGAACACTAGAAATGCAATCTATGAAGACGAGTCAGATTTTGAAATGTTCAGGGTTAAACGAAGATCTAAGAGCAAGATGGAAAGAAAAACTGCACGTGATTTTACATCCGTAAAGACTGCCCAGCAG GGTTTCAAGCGACTAAAAAGGCAGCAACTGGAAGTTCAGTGTGGGAGCTTAACATCATCAAACTATCCTATCCCTGATGATCAAAGTCGTCATTCTGTTATGAGCTCTACTGAATCTAAAGAAGCTACGGTTAATTCTAAATCATCCGTAAGACACACCTTTCCTTCCATTAAGTTCAAGAAAAAGCCTAATGAGGATTTAGGTGGAAAACTGCACGGAGATCAGAGGCATCGCCATGAGTCAAGAGAAACCCAAAAGCAAGAGCGACATAAAGCCAAGAGTAATGACAGTTTTAGGTGGTGA
- the LOC121758749 gene encoding lysine-specific demethylase JMJ706-like isoform X2 translates to MVEGRVCSSREAKLEFLKHKMLKRRKIEAENESYIVSKTLNRSGGDALRTSSPCGDSLHNQADLYSRFGNSATKNNVFSKRKVAKFDTLDLEWTEKVPECPVYHPTKEEFLNPLVYIQKIAPDASKYGICKIISPVSASVPAGVVLTKEKAGFSFTTRVQPLRFAEWDTDDRVTFFMSGINYTFRDYERMANKIFARSYGSTGGLPAKFMEKEFWNEIACGKTESVEYACDVDGSAFSSSPTDPLGNSRWNFKKIPRLPISTLRLLETEIPGVTEPMLYIGMLFSIFAWHVEDHYLYSINYHHCGAAKTWYGIPGHAATAFENVVKDHVYAHDILPGDGEDGAFDVLLGKTTLFPPNILLEHDVPVYRAVQNPGEFVITFPRAYHSGFSHGFNCGEAVNFAMGDWFLLGSIASQRYALLGRMPLLPHEELLCKEAMLLHYARSEHDKPEYTHGDLISQRSIKVSFVNLIRYQHYARWCLMKSRACTTVSSFSHGTILCSQCKRDCYVAYLNCQCYSHPVCLHHDIRSLDWPCGGNPTLAVRENIVEMEVAARQFEEEKDILQEFEEKYGNSNDFGLLFRMFSRSENDSYIPYGKISLVSDEEISGYPSVLTSCSENTRTEITDASVSCMSSSKSTKSLNMIAKVKIHYPSEVWTGPWELQLGD, encoded by the exons atg GTGGAGGGAAGAGTTTGTTCTTCTAGAGAAGCTAAACTTGAATTTTTAAAGCATAAAATGCTAAAAAGGAGGAAAATAGAAGCAGAGAATGAATCTTACATTGTTAGCAAGACCCTGAATAGGAGTGGTGGTGATGCTTTACGAACTTCTTCTCCTTGCGGTGATAGTTTGCACAATCAAGCTGACCTATATTCAAGATTTGGCAACAGTGCCACTAAGAATAATGTTTTCTCAAAGAGAAAAGTGGCTAAGTTTGACACTTTAGACCTTGAATGGACAGAGAAAGTTCCAGAGTGCCCGGTTTATCATCCAACTAAAGAAGAATTCCTGAATCCCTTAGTGTATATCCAAAAAATAGCTCCAGATGCCTCTAAATATG GTATTTGCAAGATCATATCCCCTGTAAGTGCTTCTGTTCCTGCTGGTGTGGTTCTTACAAAAGAGAAGGCTGGTTTCAGTTTTACAACTAGGGTACAACCACTTCGTTTTGCAGAATGGGATACTGATGACAGGGTCACCTTTTTCATGAGTGGGAT AAACTACACATTTCGTGATTACGAGAGAATGGCAAACAAGATTTTTGCTCGTAGTTATGGTAGTACTGGAGGCCTTCCTGCCAAATTCATGGAAAAAGAATTTTGGAATGAGATAGCTTGTGGAAAGACTGAAAGTGTCGAATATGCATGTGACGTTGATGGAAGTGCATTTTCATCATCTCCGACTGATCCGCTTGGAAACAGCAGATGGAATTTTAAG AAAATTCCTCGGCTGCCAATATCTACCTTGCGTCTTCTTGAAACAGAAATCCCG GGTGTCACTGAACCTATGCTTTACATAGGGATGCTGTTTAGCATTTTTGCTTGGCATGTGGAAGATCATTACCTTTATAG CATCAATTATCACCATTGTGGAGCTGCAAAAACTTGGTACGGAATTCCCGGTCATGCAGCTACTGCTTTTGAAAATGTGGTGAAGGACCATGTTTATGCCCATGATATCTTACCTGGTGATGGGGAGGATGGGGCCTTCGATGTTCTTCTAGGGAAGACAACTCTTTTCCCACCAAATATATTGTTAGAACATGATGTCCCTGTTTATAGAGCCGTACAGAACCCCGGGGAGTTCGTAATAACTTTCCCTAGAGCTTATCACTCAGGATTTAGTCACG GTTTTAATTGTGGTGAAGCCGTTAATTTTGCAATGGGTGATTGGTTTCTCTTGGGATCAATAGCAAGTCAGCGCTACGCTCTGCTCGGAAGGATGCCTCTCCTTCCCCATGAGGAACTTCTGTGCAAAGAAGCAATGCTACTACATTATGCAAGATCCGAACATGATAAACCAGAGTACACACATGGAGATTTGATATCACAGAGAAGCATAAAGGTTTCTTTTGTTAATTTGATCCGATATCAGCATTATGCCAGATGGTGCCTGATGAAATCAAGAGCATGCACAACCGTTTCCTCTTTTTCCCATGGAACAATTCTCTGCAGCCAGTGCAAACGTGATTGTTATGTAGCATATCTAAACTGCCAGTGTTACTCGCACCCTGTATGCCTCCACCATG ATATCCGATCACTTGATTGGCCTTGTGGAGGGAATCCGACGCTTGCTGTAAGAGAAAACATTGTTGAAATGGAAGTAGCAGCCAGACAAtttgaggaggagaaggatatATTGCAGGAGTTCGAGGAGAAGTATGGGAACAGCAATGACTTTGGTTTACTGTTCCGCATGTTCTCGCGATCTGAAAATGATAGCTACATCCCTTATGGAAAGATTTCTCTTGTATCAGATGAAGAAATATCTGGATACCCATCTGTTTTAACCAGTTGCAGCGAAAATACTAGGACTGAAATCACGGATGCATCTGTTTCCTGTATGTCATCGTCGAAATCAACTAAAAGCCTCAACATGATTGCCAAAGTAAAGATTCATTATCCTTCTGAAG TCTGGACAGGACCATGGGAACTCCAACTTGGAGACTGA